GGTGAGGTTCGCCTGGACCGACGGCACCGAGGCCGACACACCGCCCGTGAGGCGCGCGCCGGTCGTCGGGTTCGTGCCGGACGAGGAGGATCCGCTCGTGCCGGAGCTCTGGGTGCCGCTGCCGGAGGTGGTCGTGGAGCCACCGCCGGAGGTGGACCCGCCGGTGGTGCCGGACGTGGCCGAGGTGCCGGTCGACGACGGGGCGGTGCTGGTCGAGGCTCCGGTGGACGGTGCGCCGGTCGAGGTGCCCCCGGAGGTGCTCGTCGAGGTGCCGGCCAGGCCGCCGCCCGAGGCGCCGGTGGCGGACGGGGTGGGCGCAGCCGGAGCGGACGTGGTGGCGGGTGGCGCACCGGCCAGTGTGGACGACGGCGCGGCCGCGGCCGGAGCCGCCGGGGCGGCCATGGTCTGTGCGGCGGGCGCCGCGGCCATCGGTGCCACGACCGTGTTCTGCGTGGGCACGCTCGGCGCGGCCGGGGCGGCGGGCGCCGCCGGAGCCGGGGCCGGGGGCGCTTCGGCCGGTGCGATCCCGGCCAGGCCACCGGTCGGGCTGTGGCCGCCGGAGCCGGTGTTGCCGGAGTTGCCGCCGGTGCTGGGCGCGCTGGGCCAGTTCGCGGAGTCGTCGGTGACCTGCCGTGGCTGCACGTCCGGCTGGGCGCCGGTCGAGGTGGTCGCTGCGGCGGCGACGATGGGTGCGCTGGTGTTCGAGTCGAGGTCGGCCCCGGCCATGTTGCCGACCAGGTCCGAGGTCATGTTGTTGAGCTCGCCGGTGAAGTGGCTCGTGACGCTGGACCGCGCGCCCGAGGTCGCGGCCATGCCCAGGTTGCCCAGGTCGGGCATCTGGCCGGTGGCCAGCGAGCCGCCGATGTCGCCGAGCACCTCGCCGCGTACGCCATGGGAGACCTTGCTGACGAACGAGCCGTTGTGGCCGCCCGCCAGCGTGCTGGCCGCGCCGCCCGCGAAGCCCGCCCAGCCGGACATGAGCAGGTCACCGGCGTCCAGGCCGTCGCGTCTGCCCTCGGCCACCTGATAGCTCTGGATGGCGCCCTGGGTGAGCAACTCCTCCTTGGCCTCGTCCAGGCCCTCCTTGCCCGCCTTGATGGCCCACTTGCCGAGCTTCTTGGTGAAGTCCTTGCCGAGGTCCTTGATCTTGTCCTTGATGGCGCGCTTGATGCCGCGCTCGATCAGCGATTTGATCAGCCGCTTCAGGATCTCCTTGATGGCGAAGCGGGTCGCCATGCAGACCGGGCCGGCTGCGGCGGTGGACGCGCCGAAGGTGAAGAACGCGGCGACGGCCAGCGCGATCAGCTCGATCAGCAGCAGCCCCAGCTCGATGTAGTACTCCAGCTTGGCGCCCTGGATGTCGCAGCCGCCGCCTTCGAGCATCTCGCCGAGCACGCCCGCGACGTGCGCCGCGGCCTGCAGCGCGGACTTCTCGGAGCCCGAGCCGATCTGCTCCCAGGCCTCCTTGATGGCCGCGGCGACCTTGCCCTCGGCGCCGCCGAACGCGGCCACCGCGTCCAGCGCGGCCCGCTCGGACTCCACCAGCGGCTCGGCGAGGTCGGCGGCGACGGAGTACCAGTCGTCAGCGAGGTCCCAGGTGGCCTGCTCGTCCCCCTCGGGCCAGTCCATGCCGATGACCCAGTCGAGGCACTCCTTCATCCACCCTGGAGCGTCGAAATAGGACAGCGGATGCGGAATAGGCGACGGCAACCACGACATCTCCCCGCACCCTCCCCAGAGTTCGGTGTCCGCGTGCCACGCTTCCCGCTCCCCGGCGGGCCCGCGTCGATCGGCGCGCGAACGCTGTGGGTAAGTTACTCGATCCGGACAAGAGTGCGCCAACCCGGTTGCGGCGCAACGTGCCGAGCCGGGCTAGAGTCGGTCAGGCACTGGCAGCACGACGAAAGGGCAGCCCCTCATGGCCCAACGCTCCGATCGCGACGCCAACTGGGCGCTGCGGGAACGCTTCGCGCAGGTGCACGACCAGTACAACAAGCTGCGCTCCGGCATGGGCGAGATGCAGGCGAAGCTGCACGCCTACCGGGCCACCGAGAAGTCGCGCGACGGTCTCATCAAGGTGCAGGTCGACGCGCGCGGCCGGCTGGTGAAGGTGGACCTGGAGCCCGCCGCGCTGCGCTCCTACAGCGCCACGGGGCTGGCCGAGGAGATCACCCGGGTGGCGGCCCAGGCCAGCGAGGCCGCGGGCGCGGGCGTCACCGCGATCATGGCCGAGGTCATGCCGGCCGACTCCGGCGCGATGTCGTTCCTGCGCACCAACGACATGAACGACCTGCTCAAGCGGCACGACGACATCATGGACTACCGGCCGGAGACGCGCGATGAGCGGTGACGAGATCCCGATCCGGCACATGAGCTGGCCGTCGGGCGACGGCACCCACATGGACCTGGACCAGGCGCGCGACGCGGGCCGCCGCATGTTCGCGGCGGGTCAGGACGTGTCGTCGCTGCGTTCGGGCATCGGGGCGAGCATCGACTCGGCCGGGCAGTCGCGGCCGTGGGGCATGGACGACGTGG
The Catellatospora sp. IY07-71 DNA segment above includes these coding regions:
- a CDS encoding YbaB/EbfC family nucleoid-associated protein, which translates into the protein MAQRSDRDANWALRERFAQVHDQYNKLRSGMGEMQAKLHAYRATEKSRDGLIKVQVDARGRLVKVDLEPAALRSYSATGLAEEITRVAAQASEAAGAGVTAIMAEVMPADSGAMSFLRTNDMNDLLKRHDDIMDYRPETRDER